The following coding sequences lie in one Plasmodium brasilianum strain Bolivian I chromosome Unknown PB_00_16, whole genome shotgun sequence genomic window:
- a CDS encoding fam-l protein yields MVEKMKLLFLINLAMFIFLSWRGNFTSELSTFKKYLDENYKAVKKLDTRIYRLLSKYMTNINSSVLGLREVIPYNVENEKTNICNNVKRDRPKKSKSNGCSLNNEEIHKLDKKSKSCIFETKKYSRLEKKIFKELDYENFLKSNRTISDKLYKRIVLKKYGLRLRLPLLLLFLLLLSLILDYSASIGLLRGLREVLNTFAPNFWKTLGPNLNKLLGMYWSDILKPFFEVSVWKNNKWVTEIHVSCTLFGFLIYFIPFIILGVTLITGVIYYHKKVKKFEKIKLRKK; encoded by the exons atggttgaaaaaatgaaattattgtttttaattaatcttgcgatgtttatttttttatcttggAGAGGAAACTTCACAAGTGAACtg AGtacctttaaaaaatatttagatgAAAACTACAAAGctgttaaaaaattagatacAAGAATTTATCGATTACTATCAAAATATATGACGAACATAAATTCATCTGTTTTAGGATTAAGAGAAGTGATACCATATAATGTAGAGaacgaaaaaacaaatatatgtaataatgtGAAGAGAGACAGACCAAAAAAGAGTAAATCAAATGGATgttctttaaataatgagGAAATTCATAAActagataaaaaaagtaaatcttgtatttttgaaacaaaaaaatattcccgtctggaaaaaaaaatattcaaagaacttGATTATGAGAATTTTCTTAAGAGTAATAGGACAATTAgtgataaattatataagagaatagtacttaaaaaatacgGACTACGACTACGCCTACCTTTATTACTccttttcttattattattatcactaATATTAGACTATTCTGCTAGTATAGGACTTTTAAGAGGATTGCGTGAGGTATTGAATACCTTCGCCCCAAATTTTTGGAAAACGTTAGGACCAAATTTGAATAAACTTTTAGGGATGTATTGGTCTGATATATTAAAACCGTTTTTCGAAGTGTCAGTATGGAAGAACAATAAGTGGGTAACGGAAATCCATGTATCGTGCACTTTATTTggttttctaatatatttcataccGTTCATTATATTAGGTGTCACACTTATAACAGGGGTTATTTActatcataaaaaagttaaaaaatttgaaaaaattaaattaaggaagaaataa